One window of the Rosa rugosa chromosome 3, drRosRugo1.1, whole genome shotgun sequence genome contains the following:
- the LOC133737066 gene encoding uncharacterized protein LOC133737066 isoform X2, with the protein MADSGANPKQRQPKKNKKKRKQSGPQESERPPKTNRTNSSENENEPQDQNFEVGKAEKPNQGGPWRNLELILSIQNRELDLQKIVVGGLLDYQNASYSTYYYELFRLFVSCRKALRCIITACEETVASRTSDTVLFEDLFPVSWLYKSVHMVAGLQESFSKDIYHQVHDMILALMDHTFYVFLTLNKYQSNHAVRFLEVAELKFGCAQEQRSLFNSSNYIEAWKSVNIVAKILKEQMQILLVNVKNGICNGKEEVSVDALNLNRFSSIITCFSGFLWGLACVVIDTDGRNSDEKAKLSRWKLEPISELNLCIKVFEEISSLLLQMFFLDDNQQSTTICRAYNLQKSGYNLDLLGAERILPEGNDADTDMACGGLQDESAVAVTCSASSDICDDSVIGSVHRRRPRLKDANSVVSVLTAVDSFELQSLNKPLLRSMLKGDFPNAAFLLRQLLIASSAILRLNLHIKSAPMLSSLVHKFAGIMQVLLLESADASQVPHFYYFVCLDGVLKYLEELGNHFPLTNPTLSRDLFDKMVQLQLRALGKCITLQGKSATLVSHETSTNTPIGERRFSEASSFSGWEYLLDKFKARLRSSFAVFIKKSTELHLQSAVQAIERFLQLLHLALIAWTWFWNLFQGNR; encoded by the exons ATGGCCGATTCTGGAGCTAACCCTAAACAGAGACAAcccaagaagaacaagaagaagagaaagcagAGCGGACCCCAAGAATCTGAAAGGCCACCCAAGACTAACCGCACCAATTCATCAGAGAACGAGAATGAACCACAAGACCAAAACTTTGAAGTTGGAAAAGCTGAAAAACCCAATCAAGGTGGTCCATGGAGGAACCTGGAGTTGATTCTGTCAATCCAGAACAGAGAGCTTGATCTTCAGAA GATTGTTGTTGGCGGCTTATTAGATTATCAGAATGCTTCATACTCAACTTATTATTATGAGCTCTTCAGATTGTTTGTGTCCTGTCGGAAGGCCTTAAGATGTATAATTACTGCTTGTGAGGAGACAGTAGCCAGTCGAACCTCAGACACTGTACTCTTTGAGGATTTATTTCCAGTTTCATGGCTTTACAAGTCAGTGCATATGGTTGCTGGGCTTCAAGAATCATTCTCAAAAGATATTTATCATCAAGTTCATGATATGATCTTGGCGTTAATGGATCACACATTTTATGTGTTTCTGACATTAAATAAATATCAATCCAATCATGCTGTTCGTTTCCTTGAGGTTGCTGAGCTGAAGTTTGGATGTGCCCAAGAACAGAGAAGTTTATTTAATTCGTCCAATTATATTGAAGCCTGGAAAAGTGTAAACATTGTTGCTAAGATTTTGAAGGAACAGATGCAGATCTTACTTGTAAATGTGAAGAATGGCATTTGTAATGGAAAAGAGGAAGTTTCTGTTGATGCTTTAAATTTGAATAGGTTTTCTTCCATAATTACGTGTTTTAGTGGGTTTTTGTGGGGCCTAGCATGCGTTGTGATCGACACAGATGGGAGAAATAGTGATGAGAAAGCTAAGTTGTCAAGGTGGAAACTTGAACCAATCTCCGAACTCAACCTCTGTATAAAGGTTTTTGAAGAAATTTCTAGTCTTCTACTACAGATGTTTTTTCTTGACGATAATCAGCAGTCCACAACTATATGTCGTGCCTATAATCTTCAGAAGTCAGGCTACAATTTAGATTTGTTGGGTGCAGAGAGGATTTTGCCGGAAGGCAATGATGCTGACACTGATATGGCATGTGGTGGACTGCAGGATGAATCTGCAGTTGCAGTGACGTGCTCAGCATCATCTGACATCTGTGATGACTCTGTAATTGGTAGTGTTCATAGAAGAAGACCGCGCTTGAAAGATGCAAATAGTGTTGTTAGTGTTCTCACTGCTGTTGATTCATTTGAACTGCAATCTTTAAATAAGCCTTTGTTGAGAAGCATGCTAAAAGGTGATTTCCCCAACGCAGCATTTTTACTCAGGCAGTTGTTAATCGCCTCTTCTGCTATTTTGAGGCTAAATTTGCATATTAAGAGCGCTCCCATGTTGTCAAGCTTAGTGCATAAGTTTGCTGGCATTATGCAAGTCTTGTTATTGGAATCAGCGGACGCAAGTCAGGTGCCACACTTCTATTATTTTGTGTGTTTAGATGGTGTTCTGAAGTATCTGGAAGAATTAGGGAATCATTTTCCTTTGACTAATCCTACCTTATCCAGAGATTTGTTTGACAAGATGGTTCAGCTACAGTTACGGGCTCTAGGGAAATGCATAACTTTACAAGGGAAAAGCGCAACTCTTGTATCTCATGAAACAAGCACCAACACACCTATAGGAGAAAGGAGATTTTCTGAAGCATCATCTTTTTCAGGCTGGGAATATTTATTGGATAAATTCAAAGCTAGGTTGAGGTCATCATTCGCAGTGTTCATAAAGAAATCAACAGAGTTGCATCTCCAATCTGCAGTTCAAGCTATCGAAAGGTTTCTTCAGTTGTTGCATCTGGCATTGATTGCTTGGACTTGGTTCTGGAATTTGTTTCAG
- the LOC133737066 gene encoding uncharacterized protein LOC133737066 isoform X3 has product MADSGANPKQRQPKKNKKKRKQSGPQESERPPKTNRTNSSENENEPQDQNFEVGKAEKPNQGGPWRNLELILSIQNRELDLQKIVVGGLLDYQNASYSTYYYELFRLFVSCRKALRCIITACEETVASRTSDTVLFEDLFPVSWLYKSVHMVAGLQESFSKDIYHQVHDMILALMDHTFYVFLTLNKYQSNHAVRFLEVAELKFGCAQEQRSLFNSSNYIEAWKSVNIVAKILKEQMQILLVNVKNGICNGKEEVSVDALNLNRFSSIITCFSGFLWGLACVVIDTDGRNSDEKAKLSRWKLEPISELNLCIKVFEEISSLLLQMFFLDDNQQSTTICRAYNLQKSGYNLDLLGAERILPEGNDADTDMACGGLQDESAVAVTCSASSDICDDSVIGSVHRRRPRLKDANSVVSVLTAVDSFELQSLNKPLLRSMLKGDFPNAAFLLRQLLIASSAILRLNLHIKSAPMLSSLVHKFAGIMQVLLLESADASQVPHFYYFVCLDGVLKYLEELGNHFPLTNPTLSRDLFDKMVQLQLRALGKCITLQGKSATLVSHETSTNTPIGERRFSEASSFSGWEYLLDKFKARLRSSFAVFIKKSTELHLQSAVQAIERFLQLLHLALIAWTWFWNLFQNAI; this is encoded by the exons ATGGCCGATTCTGGAGCTAACCCTAAACAGAGACAAcccaagaagaacaagaagaagagaaagcagAGCGGACCCCAAGAATCTGAAAGGCCACCCAAGACTAACCGCACCAATTCATCAGAGAACGAGAATGAACCACAAGACCAAAACTTTGAAGTTGGAAAAGCTGAAAAACCCAATCAAGGTGGTCCATGGAGGAACCTGGAGTTGATTCTGTCAATCCAGAACAGAGAGCTTGATCTTCAGAA GATTGTTGTTGGCGGCTTATTAGATTATCAGAATGCTTCATACTCAACTTATTATTATGAGCTCTTCAGATTGTTTGTGTCCTGTCGGAAGGCCTTAAGATGTATAATTACTGCTTGTGAGGAGACAGTAGCCAGTCGAACCTCAGACACTGTACTCTTTGAGGATTTATTTCCAGTTTCATGGCTTTACAAGTCAGTGCATATGGTTGCTGGGCTTCAAGAATCATTCTCAAAAGATATTTATCATCAAGTTCATGATATGATCTTGGCGTTAATGGATCACACATTTTATGTGTTTCTGACATTAAATAAATATCAATCCAATCATGCTGTTCGTTTCCTTGAGGTTGCTGAGCTGAAGTTTGGATGTGCCCAAGAACAGAGAAGTTTATTTAATTCGTCCAATTATATTGAAGCCTGGAAAAGTGTAAACATTGTTGCTAAGATTTTGAAGGAACAGATGCAGATCTTACTTGTAAATGTGAAGAATGGCATTTGTAATGGAAAAGAGGAAGTTTCTGTTGATGCTTTAAATTTGAATAGGTTTTCTTCCATAATTACGTGTTTTAGTGGGTTTTTGTGGGGCCTAGCATGCGTTGTGATCGACACAGATGGGAGAAATAGTGATGAGAAAGCTAAGTTGTCAAGGTGGAAACTTGAACCAATCTCCGAACTCAACCTCTGTATAAAGGTTTTTGAAGAAATTTCTAGTCTTCTACTACAGATGTTTTTTCTTGACGATAATCAGCAGTCCACAACTATATGTCGTGCCTATAATCTTCAGAAGTCAGGCTACAATTTAGATTTGTTGGGTGCAGAGAGGATTTTGCCGGAAGGCAATGATGCTGACACTGATATGGCATGTGGTGGACTGCAGGATGAATCTGCAGTTGCAGTGACGTGCTCAGCATCATCTGACATCTGTGATGACTCTGTAATTGGTAGTGTTCATAGAAGAAGACCGCGCTTGAAAGATGCAAATAGTGTTGTTAGTGTTCTCACTGCTGTTGATTCATTTGAACTGCAATCTTTAAATAAGCCTTTGTTGAGAAGCATGCTAAAAGGTGATTTCCCCAACGCAGCATTTTTACTCAGGCAGTTGTTAATCGCCTCTTCTGCTATTTTGAGGCTAAATTTGCATATTAAGAGCGCTCCCATGTTGTCAAGCTTAGTGCATAAGTTTGCTGGCATTATGCAAGTCTTGTTATTGGAATCAGCGGACGCAAGTCAGGTGCCACACTTCTATTATTTTGTGTGTTTAGATGGTGTTCTGAAGTATCTGGAAGAATTAGGGAATCATTTTCCTTTGACTAATCCTACCTTATCCAGAGATTTGTTTGACAAGATGGTTCAGCTACAGTTACGGGCTCTAGGGAAATGCATAACTTTACAAGGGAAAAGCGCAACTCTTGTATCTCATGAAACAAGCACCAACACACCTATAGGAGAAAGGAGATTTTCTGAAGCATCATCTTTTTCAGGCTGGGAATATTTATTGGATAAATTCAAAGCTAGGTTGAGGTCATCATTCGCAGTGTTCATAAAGAAATCAACAGAGTTGCATCTCCAATCTGCAGTTCAAGCTATCGAAAGGTTTCTTCAGTTGTTGCATCTGGCATTGATTGCTTGGACTTGGTTCTGGAATTTGTTTCAG AACGCAATTTGA
- the LOC133737066 gene encoding uncharacterized protein LOC133737066 isoform X1: MADSGANPKQRQPKKNKKKRKQSGPQESERPPKTNRTNSSENENEPQDQNFEVGKAEKPNQGGPWRNLELILSIQNRELDLQKIVVGGLLDYQNASYSTYYYELFRLFVSCRKALRCIITACEETVASRTSDTVLFEDLFPVSWLYKSVHMVAGLQESFSKDIYHQVHDMILALMDHTFYVFLTLNKYQSNHAVRFLEVAELKFGCAQEQRSLFNSSNYIEAWKSVNIVAKILKEQMQILLVNVKNGICNGKEEVSVDALNLNRFSSIITCFSGFLWGLACVVIDTDGRNSDEKAKLSRWKLEPISELNLCIKVFEEISSLLLQMFFLDDNQQSTTICRAYNLQKSGYNLDLLGAERILPEGNDADTDMACGGLQDESAVAVTCSASSDICDDSVIGSVHRRRPRLKDANSVVSVLTAVDSFELQSLNKPLLRSMLKGDFPNAAFLLRQLLIASSAILRLNLHIKSAPMLSSLVHKFAGIMQVLLLESADASQVPHFYYFVCLDGVLKYLEELGNHFPLTNPTLSRDLFDKMVQLQLRALGKCITLQGKSATLVSHETSTNTPIGERRFSEASSFSGWEYLLDKFKARLRSSFAVFIKKSTELHLQSAVQAIERFLQLLHLALIAWTWFWNLFQDAI; encoded by the exons ATGGCCGATTCTGGAGCTAACCCTAAACAGAGACAAcccaagaagaacaagaagaagagaaagcagAGCGGACCCCAAGAATCTGAAAGGCCACCCAAGACTAACCGCACCAATTCATCAGAGAACGAGAATGAACCACAAGACCAAAACTTTGAAGTTGGAAAAGCTGAAAAACCCAATCAAGGTGGTCCATGGAGGAACCTGGAGTTGATTCTGTCAATCCAGAACAGAGAGCTTGATCTTCAGAA GATTGTTGTTGGCGGCTTATTAGATTATCAGAATGCTTCATACTCAACTTATTATTATGAGCTCTTCAGATTGTTTGTGTCCTGTCGGAAGGCCTTAAGATGTATAATTACTGCTTGTGAGGAGACAGTAGCCAGTCGAACCTCAGACACTGTACTCTTTGAGGATTTATTTCCAGTTTCATGGCTTTACAAGTCAGTGCATATGGTTGCTGGGCTTCAAGAATCATTCTCAAAAGATATTTATCATCAAGTTCATGATATGATCTTGGCGTTAATGGATCACACATTTTATGTGTTTCTGACATTAAATAAATATCAATCCAATCATGCTGTTCGTTTCCTTGAGGTTGCTGAGCTGAAGTTTGGATGTGCCCAAGAACAGAGAAGTTTATTTAATTCGTCCAATTATATTGAAGCCTGGAAAAGTGTAAACATTGTTGCTAAGATTTTGAAGGAACAGATGCAGATCTTACTTGTAAATGTGAAGAATGGCATTTGTAATGGAAAAGAGGAAGTTTCTGTTGATGCTTTAAATTTGAATAGGTTTTCTTCCATAATTACGTGTTTTAGTGGGTTTTTGTGGGGCCTAGCATGCGTTGTGATCGACACAGATGGGAGAAATAGTGATGAGAAAGCTAAGTTGTCAAGGTGGAAACTTGAACCAATCTCCGAACTCAACCTCTGTATAAAGGTTTTTGAAGAAATTTCTAGTCTTCTACTACAGATGTTTTTTCTTGACGATAATCAGCAGTCCACAACTATATGTCGTGCCTATAATCTTCAGAAGTCAGGCTACAATTTAGATTTGTTGGGTGCAGAGAGGATTTTGCCGGAAGGCAATGATGCTGACACTGATATGGCATGTGGTGGACTGCAGGATGAATCTGCAGTTGCAGTGACGTGCTCAGCATCATCTGACATCTGTGATGACTCTGTAATTGGTAGTGTTCATAGAAGAAGACCGCGCTTGAAAGATGCAAATAGTGTTGTTAGTGTTCTCACTGCTGTTGATTCATTTGAACTGCAATCTTTAAATAAGCCTTTGTTGAGAAGCATGCTAAAAGGTGATTTCCCCAACGCAGCATTTTTACTCAGGCAGTTGTTAATCGCCTCTTCTGCTATTTTGAGGCTAAATTTGCATATTAAGAGCGCTCCCATGTTGTCAAGCTTAGTGCATAAGTTTGCTGGCATTATGCAAGTCTTGTTATTGGAATCAGCGGACGCAAGTCAGGTGCCACACTTCTATTATTTTGTGTGTTTAGATGGTGTTCTGAAGTATCTGGAAGAATTAGGGAATCATTTTCCTTTGACTAATCCTACCTTATCCAGAGATTTGTTTGACAAGATGGTTCAGCTACAGTTACGGGCTCTAGGGAAATGCATAACTTTACAAGGGAAAAGCGCAACTCTTGTATCTCATGAAACAAGCACCAACACACCTATAGGAGAAAGGAGATTTTCTGAAGCATCATCTTTTTCAGGCTGGGAATATTTATTGGATAAATTCAAAGCTAGGTTGAGGTCATCATTCGCAGTGTTCATAAAGAAATCAACAGAGTTGCATCTCCAATCTGCAGTTCAAGCTATCGAAAGGTTTCTTCAGTTGTTGCATCTGGCATTGATTGCTTGGACTTGGTTCTGGAATTTGTTTCAG